In the Sarcophilus harrisii chromosome 3, mSarHar1.11, whole genome shotgun sequence genome, one interval contains:
- the CCKBR gene encoding gastrin/cholecystokinin type B receptor yields MELLGLNRSAPGPEPQCGPGSPSPNSSANSSCDSPRGGSGAGRSPRELELAVRVTLYVVIFLLSVGGNMLIITVLGLSRRLRTVTNAFLLSLAVSDLLLAVACMPFTLLPNLMGTFIFGTVVCKAVTYIMGVSVSVSTLSLVAIALERYSAICRPLQARVWQTRSHAVRVIVATWLLSGLLMLPYPVYSVVKPLNPRVQQCTHNWPSPRARQAWSVFLLLFLFFVPGVVMAVAYGLISRELYLGIRFQSQSHGHGQRGHSGHHRHGGLPGGPSPALSNGPSPPASAGQEGDGCYVNLLSEQSGMELSALPSTASRKDPRGPGPGGSSWPPQAQAQLQAKKRVVRMLLVIVGLFFLCWLPLYSANTWRAFDKENAHRALSGVPISFIHLLSYASACVNPLVYCFMHRRFRQACVATCARCRPRPPRARVARAGPRLGDDHELDHPTTSLSRLSYTTVSTLGPG; encoded by the exons AGCTGGAGTTGGCAGTGAGGGTGACGCTCTACGTCGTGATTTTCCTGCTGAGCGTGGGCGGAAACATGCTGATAATCACCGTGCTGGGCCTGAGCCGCCGCCTGCGCACGGTCACCAATGCCTTCCTGCTCTCGCTGGCTGTCAGCGACCTCCTCCTGGCTGTGGCCTGTATGCCCTTCACCCTCCTGCCCAACCTCATGGGCACCTTCATCTTCGGCACCGTGGTCTGCAAGGCTGTCACCTACATCATGG GAGTCTCGGTGAGTGTGTCCACCCTCAGCCTGGTGGCCATCGCCCTGGAGCGCTACAGCGCCATCTGCCGGCCTTTGCAGGCGCGCGTTTGGCAGACTCGCTCGCACGCGGTGCGTGTCATCGTGGCCACGTGGCTGCTGTCCGGGCTGCTCATGCTCCCCTACCCCGTGTACTCCGTGGTAAAGCCACTGAACCCCCGCGTCCAGCAGTGCACGCACAACTGGCCCAGTCCTCGCGCGCGCCAGGCCTG GTCTGTGTTTCTCCTGCTGTTCCTGTTCTTTGTACCTGGCGTCGTCATGGCTGTGGCTTACGGCCTCATCTCCCGAGAGCTCTACTTGGGGATCCGCTTCCAGAGCCAGAGCCACGGGCATGGGCAGCGGGGCCACAGCGGCCACCACAGACACGGTGGATTACCTGGCGGGCCAAGCCCAG CACTCTCCAATGGGCCAAGTCCCCCGGCATCGGCTGGCCAGGAGGGGGATGGCTGCTACGTGAATCTCCTCTCAGAACAATCGGGAATGGAGCTCTCGGCACTGCCCTCCACTGCCTCTAGAAAGGACCCCCGAGGCCCCGGACCTGGGGGGAGCTCATGGCCGCCTCAGGCTCAGGCTCAGCTGCAGGCCAAGAAGCGGGTGGTCCGGATGCTGCTGGTGATTGTGGGGCTGTTCTTCCTGTGCTGGCTGCCATTGTACAGCGCCAACACATGGCGTGCCTTTGACAAGGAAAACGCCCATCGCGCCCTCTCCGGAGTCCCTATCTCCTTCATCCACCTGCTCAGCTACGCCTCTGCCTGTGTCAATCCTCTGGTCTACTGCTTCATGCATCGGCGCTTCCGCCAAGCCTGCGTGGCCACTTGTGCGAGGTGCCGACCCCGCCCACCCCGGGCCCGAGTAGCCCGGGCTGGGCCCCGGTTAGGCGATGACCATGAACTTGACCATCCCACTACCTCTCTGTCTCGGCTCAGCTATACAACTGTCAGCACACTGGGTCCTGGCTGA